A section of the Humulus lupulus chromosome 2, drHumLupu1.1, whole genome shotgun sequence genome encodes:
- the LOC133815116 gene encoding C2 and GRAM domain-containing protein At1g03370-like yields MKLFEGGELDSKVMEKAGCQNYSHTPWESEKGDVYERQTYYKFDKRISRYRGETRSTQQRSPLCDRNGWIIEEVMTLHGVPLGDYFNLHIRYQVEDLPSKSKQYQLKVYFGIAWLKSTRNQKKITKNIIQNLNDCLKVIVSEVEKEYLGHCISYAVVASVLLGSAVSRHFSVSNPLAARRDALQSIVIRL; encoded by the exons ATGAAGTTGTTTGAGGGTGGTGAGTTGGACAGTAAAGTTATGGAGAAAGCTGGTTGTCAAAACTATTCCCACACCCCATGGGAATCAGAGAAAGGTGATGTCTATGAAAGGCAAACTTATTACAAATTTGACAAGCGTATTTCTCGTTACAGAGGAGAGACAAGAAGTACTCAACAAAGAAGCCCCCTTTGTGATAGAAATGGATGGATTATTGAAGAGGTCATGACTCTCCATGGAGTTCCTCTTGGTGACTATTTCAAT CTTCACATAAGATACCAAGTAGAGGATTTGCCTTCAAAATCAAAGCAATATCAGCTAAAAGTATATTTTGGAATTGCTTGGCTCAAAAGCACTAGGAATCAGAAAAAGATTACAAAGAATATCATTCAGAATCTGAATGATTGCTTGAAAGTTATTGTTAGTGAAGTTGAGAAGGA gtACTTGGGGCATTGCATTAGCTATGCAGTTGTAGCTTCTGTGCTATTGGGGTCTGCTGTTTCTCGTCATTTTTCAGTTTCAAACCCATTAGCTGCAAGGAGAGATGCCTTACAGAGCATTGTTATTCGCCTTTGA